In the genome of Paralichthys olivaceus isolate ysfri-2021 chromosome 10, ASM2471397v2, whole genome shotgun sequence, the window TAACTTAACTCACCTCAAGTATCACATGTTCTTAAAGGAATATTCTACTTTGGCACAACATAGGCCTTTTCAACACACTCAAGAGGGTCCTTGAAGAGTCAGACACAACAGTCAGTCATTTCACTGTCCATAATGCTGCCAAAATAAATAACCCACTGGATCTGAACACCTGTATCTgtcatgtgttgttgttttaggGCCTGCCTGGTGCTCCTCTGATGAGACAAATCTAGTTAAAAAGCTCTTCACCGGTTACAATAAGGTTGTGCGTCCGGTCAACCACTTCAAGGACCCGGTGGTTGTTACTGTGGGCCTTCAGCTCATCCAGCTCATCAGTGTGGTGAGGACTCATGTCACACTCAAATCAACCCTCTTGCATTATTAAGATTCACTGTCACATCAACTGTCTGAATACGTTCCTCTGCATCCACAGGATGAGGTCAATCAGATCGTAAGCAGCAATGTGAGACTGAAacaggtttgatttttttttaatatgcattattataatatcatatttatattacctatatatatattatcacatTGCCTAAATAATGTACTAATTAAAATGGgtaagaaagtaaaaaatgcACAATTATGCTTCTAACTATTCATCTGTGACtagaatttttttattttttatgctcAATAAAAACTTAAAGAGTTACAAAGAAATACTGCTATTCAAATGAATTCTATTTTTGTGCCATCATCAAGGCTCAAGTCAAAGTTGCGCAACCTCGTCTTTTCCCccactgatgttttcatttctccttaTGAAGACTTTTTTTATGGGGAGCTTGaactcacaaacacatattCAAACTAAATCAGTGAAATGCAGTAAGATTATGATAAAAGATATGAGGTGCATCGTTCTCCTTTGAGTTTGAAAAGGTCACAGATGATATTTATGAAAGAAAGCCCTGTAgctattttaaatgaaatgatatTCTTCTCTACAAAATATGTCCCCAGTCTATGTGATATTTTCAGCTCGTATTTGCTGTAATAAAATTATAGTGATTGTGATTACCGATGAACCTCCTATTGCTCTGGTTGTGTTTTCTCAGCAATGGAAAGATGTGAACTTGCAGTGGAACCCGGAGGATTACGGCGGCATCAAAAAGATCAGAGTTCCCTCCACTGACATTTGGCGGCCTGATCTGGTTCTCTACAACAAGTATGTCATGGGGCTATATTTGATCCATGTCCTGTagctctctgttttttttctaaaatcctttcatttttcattacgGTAAGCTTTACATGACCTGAAGCATCCAAACAATCAGCCCACCTGTCAGTGATGTTTCTGAATCACACTTTCCTATGCTCCAGTATGGAACGTGTGAAAGCTCGGATTTCATTTGGCTAAATCTGGCCTCTCTTTTGCACCCACCCCCccatcaccctctctccctgcaCCATATGTTGCATATGTTGCACACTGCTGTTTTTCCCTGACAACTAGCTCCACTGCCACAACAACTTGTGCCATTCTGAGCGCTGGTTGGCTGGGCAGCGTGACAGCAGCGGCAGCCCACCCTCCGGCACTGATATGTCCCCCTACGTTAACATTTAACTTACTGCCTTCCCTCTCATGCTGATGATGCTGCCTGCGTCTGTCTGTATACTTGCAGTGCTGACGGTGACTTTGCCATCGTTCACGAGACCAAAGTGCTGCTGGAGTACACTGGGATGATCACGTGGAACCCACCTGCCATCTTCAAGAGCTACTGTGAAATCATCGTGCTGCATTTCCcctttgaccttcagaactGCAGCATGAAGCTGGGAACCTGGACCTATGATGGAAACCTGGTCGTCGTCAATCCAGTAATTCCCATTAGATATTTCTTAAAAAGGAGTAGCTCTACATGTTGGGAAACAGACATATTCCCATTCTGGAATTAGAGGTAGAGATTGATGAGAGGATTGACACCACTCTCTGACATGTTATCTGCCATTTAAACTTGAAGCCGggcctaaaattaaaatcatcGATTTAACCATCCAATACCCTTGAAATGCTAAATGTTAGCAATATAAGGCTACTGTTTCAAAGTCAAAGACAGAAAGCACTCGTATAAGAACTGGCACTATAGCGCAACTTTTCTAAATTCATTAACGAATCGCTGTCAACATCAGTCAAGCCCTCTTAAAACACCTCATGAGGCTAAATACAGCAGCCGATTAGCTTCTCCTGCCAGCTCCCttgtaaaatgtgcaaaaatgtcTGTGTTAGCCCatttgtgagaaaacagcaggaaaatgtctagaAAATTCACCCTGAGCGAATCAATGTGAGTgttgccatgtttttaacaagtaacagacacaaaactgaaaaggaaaaaaaccccaaaagaatacaaatatctcaggatggaaAAAAGAGGCCATTGCCTGCACAAAGGAGACGCAGATCAAGATGTCAACTTAGACAGAgaatgagattcaagagcttttggtttCTCCGGTGGCATcattgttgatgtgctgtaaacaagaaCACGTGATTTACACTGCAGAATaaatacgtcatgtcctgcaaCTTCTACACaggcaccacccctcacctgaggGAAAACATTTCAGAATACACTTTGCATTTttgaaataacaacaaataaattCCACTTCTGtgtggaaatatgttttttatttaccatTGAGCTGAGGCAGTACCTTTTACCTGTTGTTAAGCTAAACTAGGCTAACCATCTTGCAACTGTAGCAAGTGGTATCAATCTTTCCTTTACCCATTAAAATAGTGtactgttaaaaacaaatgattttacatgatgccaaaatatctcaaatgTCGCAAATCATTTGGAACAATCCGACAACAGAACCTTCATCGGGGAGCGTGGGATGTAGAAATGTATCTTTTTTATAAAGATAAGTGCAATTCATATTCATCGACAGGTTACAAACTTATAAACAGTAGAAATGATAAAACTTGAACTTTAAAGAATCATCCTTAATTTGTCCTGTTTATTATTTCTCTTCATCAGGACAGTGATCGCCCAGACCTGAGTAACTTTATGGAAAGTGGGGAATGGGTGATGAAGGATTTCCGGGGCTGGAAGCACTGGGTCTACTATGCCTGCTGCCCAGAAACGCCTTACCTGGACATCACCTACCACTTCCTCATGCTGCGGCTCCCTCTGTACTTCATCGTCAACGTCATCATCCCCTGTATGctcttctccttcctcaccGGCCTCGTCTTCTACCTTCCCACTGACTCTGGTATGTTGACGGACCTGCTGTTtcaactttgttttctttcacatgGATATGAAGTTATTGGTTTGTAGTGCAATTATGAAATTATGTCTGATTTATACAGACAAAAGCACAACAAAATATGGTGTGTAATGGATGACACTGCAAAaagacagatgtttaaacaagtttcacacactcataaatcagtcccctaaatatgacTTCCTGCAAAATccaggaaaatgttttaaaacagtcttgcaatgaaaaaaaagtctgaagcttgatccggatctgcaccaacaaacaaaacaacaaacaaacagtggttaaagcataacctccttgcAGAAAGTCATAATAACATACACAAATGGGATTAAACTGCCCATCATCCCCCTTCCTGAATACACAATATAATAAATggcacagctctctctctctttgttgaTTTTACATCGCTTATGTCTtcatatgcacacacagtttattttctccatATTTTTGCAAGATGTCATAAATTGCATCCATTGCTTGTAAATCTCATTTCAGTCTCTGAGCCAGTTACTCATACTGTAGCAATTTATTTCTGTACTTCCCAGCTCATAAGATACAGTTTATGTAACATCTGATATAACAAGGCCCTGTGCTGGATTTGGCTTTACATTCTCCAGTTGTTTACAAGAACTGAAGGGAAGCTGTACTATGAAAGTGTTTTAAGAGAGGATTGACACCACGTCTAACagtcagttagcttagcttagcacaaacactAAAGACAGGGAAACTCTGAGCCCTCACCAGTAATGGTAATGGCTCATTTCTTTATCATCCATGTGTTCTTGATATTCACTGATAACATCCTCGTCTTTATTGGAGCCTGTCAGTCTCAGTTGTATTTACACTGGCTGCAACAGGAACCGCCCCGCTCGTGTGCACATCTGGCCGAGTTCCCAGTGTGCAGGTCTGCCTCATTACCCAGAGTCCCTCTGTgctgtcatgtctgaaaagcagGCCTTTGCTTTAATGTATAATACATCACTTGATCCCTGTTTCTGATATGGCCGCTGACAGGATGGTGTAAAGCTGAAGGAGAAGCTCGTGCCAAAAGAAACTCTCTCAGGGATAACAGCTCTTACcgagcaacaaaaacaacatgtctCTCCTTTTACTTGTGTGAATGGTGTCAGAatctgtttacttcctctattgttggtcaggtaaaaaaaaagctatGCTCTCAGTCTTTAAACGTGATTTGCTTGTGTGGGTGCACAGTGCCGTTATTGTGTTTTTAGAGGTGGACTTATTGAATGACGGGGAAAGTATATATTGTATGTACCATACTCATATAAACCAGGCTCGTGTAAGCAGCTCTTTCATGTGGCAATGTAATAATAAGATTGGATGTTGGAGGCGCCCTgagaaaactaaaatattgTTTGATGTGACTGCTCCACATTTTCTACTCCATTTTCACAATTACTTCAAAATGTCGTTTCAAGCTCAGACGCTGCAAAGAAACATAGAGAATGTGTTATTgaatcagaagaagaagaagcttgtAATGCATCTGACTTTTCACAAAAATTCTAAAGTGCCTCATAAACAATAAGAGAATAAGAAAATAGAAGagatagaataaaataaaattcatataGGGAAACCTTTTAAGAGCGTTTTAAGAGGCGATTAAAAAGCAGGAACAGATGTAACATGTCTGAGCTGGTAAGTTGTTCCAGAATTTGGGAGCATAAGCATGATCCCCTTTAGTCACTAATCAGGCTCTGAGAACTACCAGACAACTATCAGCTGAACATTCATCAAGAAATTCTTAAAATCAacccaaacacaaacaggaagccaATGCAGCAAGGCCAGAAACAATATGGTCAAATTTCCATGAACCACATAATACATTTCTGAGTTTCCAATTGTTTTCCCCTTTGACCCTTCAAATTTAAGTTGTGACCAGGGCAGCTGAAGAAATATTACACTCTGAATATAATAAgatgattatttattattatgatatccTTTTATAGGATTTTTAGAGTCCCTGATAAGAAATATGATCTGATATCCATAGTTTTTAGACAAGTTATGACGTTAACAGAGATGATTTTCTGTGTCTTCCAGGGGAGAAGATGACTCTCAGCATCTCCGTCCTCCTGTCTCTGACTGTGTTCCTGCTGGTCATTGTGGAGCTGatcccctccacctccagtgCTGTGCCGCTCATTGGGAAGTACATGCTCTTCACCATGGTCTTCGTCATTgcctccatcatcatcactgtcattgTCATTAACACCCACCACCGCTCCCCGAGCACCCACACGATGCCAGACTGGGTCCGCAAGGTGAGTTCAGCTCGGAGCGAGATTGATGACTTATCAATTTGATTGTAGAgctgaacaacaacaaatgaatccATCACATTTCCAATGTTTGGAAAACGAGCTTTACTCTATTTTTACTCTGCATTACATCGCCATCTAGTGgtacaaaaacatatttacttAGAGCCAACTGCCCTGATGCTGAACACTCCTTGACAAATGTGTTCatcctttatctttttttttctggcaggTTTTTATTGAAACTATCCCCAACATTATGTTCTTTTCAACAATGAAGCGCCCcggcaaagaaaaacagaataaaagcatCTACGGTGCAGACATGGACATCTCCGACATCTCTGGCAACCAGACTACTTCTGTTCCCTACCAGTCGCCTATCACCAAGAACCCTGACGTCCACAGTGCCATCGAAGGGGTCAAGTACATCGCAGAAACCATGAAATCAGATGAGGAATCCAACAATGTAATGAATTGtctcacacagaaaacatcTCTAATATATGAGTGTAGCTTTGTGAGTATTGACATGTTGTCCCTGTTCTTTCCAGGCGGCTGAAGAGTGGAAGTTTGTGGCCATGGTGTTGGATCATATTCTGCTGTGTGTCTTCATGGCCGTTTGTCTCATTGGCACGTTAGGAGTGTTTGCTGGGCGGCTCATCGAGTTGAGCATGCTCTGAAGACTCAGGTTGTTCCTGTTGCAGATGaccagtttgtttgtgttctgctaTTTGGTATTTCAAGAATGGATCTTTTGTCTTTGTACAAATATTATCTCTAAGCGCATTTTGTGTCAGACaagttcttcttctttttgtcaagGAATGTAATATGTGTTcgatttaaatgtttcattagttacaatttttttttttcctgggcaTACTCATAGGGAATgacttaaaaataataaaatggttTTGTCCATTTTCAGGATGAAATGCATTCTTGATTAGTGACTGCTGACAAATCCTCTTTCCTGATGAGACTGTTACAAACCACAATTCTGACATCATAATCACCTATTATTAGAGGTAGGAATGTATTTCAATCCCCACAATGGAGTTAGGGTGTAACACTAACAGGTATTTGTTGGACAACACCCACTCCCTGACGCACTGAAGCCTCTCCTCTAATGATGCCTGTCTGTACGTTGTGTTGACCAACTTCCCACTTCTGCTCTGTTGTGTAGATTTTTCTACTTACTCAATTTAACATTCAGATACATATCGCTCTAACACATGTGATTGAATGAATGTGAAGGAGGAGAAACTTAAAGAGAGGAGGGATCGTTCATCTTGGAAGTACAGAGTAGATTTCGACAGTTAGGATAAGAATATTGTtgatacattaaaaaacattatccTTTAGGGTCACCCTTTTACCTTTAGTGGTTATTAAAGGGACCTCCTGATAGTTCTCAACTCACTGAGACgttgttcagacctggtattaacatccatcctgagagatccaGTCCCTGGCAGTGAGAGCTCAGTACAGGTCTAATCCCTAATAATCCATCCCATTATTAACTGACAACAAATATATGCCCTCTGTCCTTAAAGCAAATGAAAGAAACTtcaggaagaggaaagaaacaagGAGGGATCATTTTCCAAGGAAGATCAGACATGTTGAGCAACAGAGTTGATCCAGATAGAAGGGATGAGCAAATAACACAAAGTAAATAATGGTAATACAACATAGGCTATACACATATTACCTGGAAGGACACGAGACAacatccaaacagacacacacacacacacacacacacacacacacacacacaggggtgggAAGGTCCCGCTAAGCCCCGCCCCTCTGCTCCCGCCCCTCTGCTCTCGTTGAAACACGTGATTGGTGAAGTTGTGTTGACAAATCTCGAAATATGAAAAAGAAGTTACACACGGAATCTGCAGCGCTCAGAGACACGTGGAGGTGGTCGCAGCTGTGGACTGACTCCTGGAGGAAGTTTATTCTAGTTTCATAACAGTTTAGTTTACGACTTCACTTCTGTGTCCTCCGCCGGCTGTTTAGCATTAGCCACTAGCTAGCTGGCTAAGTCCGCTagcaggaacatgtgagggCGCCGCCGCTGTCGCAGAGGTGAGGGTCACTTGAATAACTCCTGTCAACATGGCTGGGCGTGTTGTCTGAACAGCGCCTTGAAGCAACTTTACACGTTAGGTAAACAACTTATTTAACCGTGTGATGTAAACTAACCGCGGTATACTTAACATGTAGCTTTTGAAGTGTCATATTATCTGTTTAACTTTGAACACGCGCCTGTTCACAGTGTTTTAGCGGCGGAGGTTTCCACCTTATCCCGACTACACCCACTCCACCTTTAGCCCCGAGCCGTGATTAAACCTTGACATCAACGGGAGCTTATGACCCACTGTCAGGGGAGGGAGCGCGATGAAGCCCCCGGGCAGCACCACCACCGGCTTCTTCAACTTCTCCCACGCGGGGGATGAAGCTTCGGACCCCTCTGCTCAGTCCTCCAGCACCACCATGTCCATCGAAAAGCTCTTCCCGGCGCTGCTGCAGTGCTTCGGGATCATCCTGTGCGGGTACATCGCGGGGAGGGCGAACATCATCACCTCCACTCAGGCTAAAGGACTCGGCAACTTTGTGTCCAAGTTCGCCCTCCCGGCGCTGCTGTTCAAGAACATGGTGCTGCTGGACTTCGGGAACGTCATCTGGTCGTTTCTCTGGAGCGTCCTCGTCGCCAAAGTGTCCGTGTTCCTGCTGGTCTGCGTCCTCACCCTGGTCGTAGCCAGCCCCGAGAGTCGCTACAGTAAAGCCGGGCTCTTCTCTATATTTGCCACACAGAGCAATGACTTTGCTTTGGGATTTCCTATAGGTGAGTGTGTGAACCCTTGTTCAAACCTGCTGCCTCCAACGCGGCCTCTCATTCACTGCTGTGATCGAGCTGTCTCAGTGCTTGTTCAACCATCACAGCAGAAACGTAATGATCAGTTAGTTACACTGTAGACTACCTGTGTTCAccagtgttttcttctttttacacTTAAACGTTTTTATTGAGtcattcaaatgttattttttacatcTTTGATCTCTCTtgctaatactaatactaaaaatatgaaataaataaaatataaaaatacaaaacttagAATAACATAACATACCTATAAATAAAGGAATACAATTTATAGGGAGACTTACCAAGATATGTTGTAAACACATTTGAGTTGGCATCAGTGTTTTCAGggccctttttaaaaaataacattgcaTTCAAAGATATATAAGTGTGAACATTTCACCCAAGTGGTATTCATGatcttgtacacacacacacggctttGTATATATACTGATCATGCTTAGACTCCACTACCTGCTGTTGAAAAGGACAAATGTTCATTAAATACTGGAACTAACTGTTCTGATTGTCAACTTATACAGAAAATGATAATGTTATGGTGTGGGGCCGGGCAATAAAagaata includes:
- the LOC109631151 gene encoding acetylcholine receptor subunit alpha translates to MNTVFFIFHLLILAGPAWCSSDETNLVKKLFTGYNKVVRPVNHFKDPVVVTVGLQLIQLISVDEVNQIVSSNVRLKQQWKDVNLQWNPEDYGGIKKIRVPSTDIWRPDLVLYNNADGDFAIVHETKVLLEYTGMITWNPPAIFKSYCEIIVLHFPFDLQNCSMKLGTWTYDGNLVVVNPDSDRPDLSNFMESGEWVMKDFRGWKHWVYYACCPETPYLDITYHFLMLRLPLYFIVNVIIPCMLFSFLTGLVFYLPTDSGEKMTLSISVLLSLTVFLLVIVELIPSTSSAVPLIGKYMLFTMVFVIASIIITVIVINTHHRSPSTHTMPDWVRKVFIETIPNIMFFSTMKRPGKEKQNKSIYGADMDISDISGNQTTSVPYQSPITKNPDVHSAIEGVKYIAETMKSDEESNNAAEEWKFVAMVLDHILLCVFMAVCLIGTLGVFAGRLIELSML